One window of the Pempheris klunzingeri isolate RE-2024b chromosome 10, fPemKlu1.hap1, whole genome shotgun sequence genome contains the following:
- the lrrc3 gene encoding leucine-rich repeat-containing protein 3: MQDIAGPDMPRKSPIFAGFALLWGLLFGLFMASAPVMACPTSCHCIEKNGMTVVQCMSRNLEKIPSDLPRDTVVLLLASNHITHLPNHAFKELHYLQELDLSNNDIETVDVGAFQGVSDSLLVLDLSNNHIQSVPKEAFARLRAKISLSNNPWHCECTLQEVLRELRLDPETVNEVICHTAVQEEYAGKPVIQVLDSGINFCNFHHKTTDVAMFVTMFGWFTMVIAYVIYYVRHNQEDARRHLEYLKSLPSSSQISKDFDTISTVL; the protein is encoded by the coding sequence ATGCAGGACATAGCCGGGCCTGATATGCCCAGGAAATCCCCCATTTTTGCTGGCTTTGCCCTTTTATGGGGCTTGCTCTTTGGATTATTCATGGCAAGCGCACCAGTGATGGCATGTCCTACAAGTTGTCACTGTATAGAGAAGAACGGCATGACCGTGGTCCAGTGTATGTCTCGCAACTTGGAGAAAATCCCATCAGATCTTCCAAGAGATACTGTTGTCCTGCTTTTGGCATCCAACCACATCACCCACCTCCCCAACCACGCCTTTAAAGAACTGCACTACCTTCAGGAGCTGGACCTGTCTAACAATGACATTGAAACTGTGGACGTTGGAGCTTTCCAAGGCGTTTCTGACAGCCTTCTTGTGCTGGATCTATCAAACAATCACATTCAAAGTGTCCCCAAAGAGGCATTTGCTCGCCTACGAGCAAAAATCAGCCTCTCCAACAACCCATGGCACTGTGAGTGCACCTTGCAGGAGGTCCTGAGGGAGCTGCGGCTGGACCCAGAGACAGTGAATGAGGTGATCTGCCACACAGCAGTGCAGGAGGAATATGCAGGCAAACCGGTAATCCAGGTGCTGGACTCAGGGATCAACTTCTGCAACTTTCACCACAAGACCACCGACGTAGCCATGTTTGTCACCATGTTCGGGTGGTTCACCATGGTGATTGCGTATGTCATCTACTATGTGAGACACAATCAGGAGGATGCTAGGAGGCACCTGGAGTACCTCAAGTCACTGCCCAGCAGCTCTCAGATCAGCAAGGACTTTGACACCATCAGCACTGTTCTCTAG